The proteins below are encoded in one region of Lycium ferocissimum isolate CSIRO_LF1 unplaced genomic scaffold, AGI_CSIRO_Lferr_CH_V1 ctg10464, whole genome shotgun sequence:
- the LOC132041489 gene encoding protein sym-1-like, translated as MHLTMASSNASILTRNSLLSLPISQLHTRTRIQPNPPHTTRPGLSSSSSSSSSISSSSTNGLKSLCLSNIGPRLFVSSNSKFQMTSAVSGDGDGGYGGNSGDGNSGGGDSGSNSGGGGEGGSSNWSLLAWYLSLLEKYPVWTKAVTSALLTLCGDLICQLWIDQVASVDVKRTFLFTFLGLVLVGPTLHFWYLYLSKLVTTPGLSGTLMRLVIDQFLFAPIFVGVFLSSLVTLEGRSSQVIPKLQQEWFSSVLANWQLWIPFQFINFRFVPQQFQVLAANFIALVWNVILSYKAHKEVIVK; from the exons ATGCACTTAACAATGGCTTCTTCAAACGCCTCAATTCTCACCCGCAATTCTCTTTTATCATTACCCATTTCACAACTCCACACCCGTACCCGAATTCAACCAAACCCACCTCATACAACCCGACCCGGactgtcttcttcttcttcttcttcttcttctatcaGTTCTTCTTCAACTAATGGATTGAAAAGTTTGTGTCTTTCTAATATTGGGCCTAGACTGTTTGTTTCTAGTAATAGTAAGTTTCAGATGACGTCAGCAGTTTCAGGCGATGGAGATGGTGGTTATGGAGGCAACTCCGGTGATGGAAACTCCGGTGGTGGTGACAGCGGCAGTAacagtggtggtggtggtgagggTGGAAGTAGTAACTGGTCGTTGCTTGCCTG GTATTTATCTCTTCTTGAGAAGTATCCAGTATGGACAAAAGCAGTTACATCTGCATTGTTGACACTTTGTGGAGATCTAATCTGTCAG CTGTGGATTGACCAAGTAGCATCCGTGGACGTAAAGAGGACATTTCTGTTCACTTTCTTGGGGCTGGTCTTGGTGGGTCCAACTTTGCACTTTTG GTACCTCTACTTGAGTAAATTGGTCACAACTCCAGGGCTCTCTGGTACTCTCATGCGCCTTGTAATAGATCag TTCCTTTTTGCTCCAATTTTTGTTGGAGTTTTCTTATCCTCTTTGGTAACACTTGAGGGAAGGTCATCACAAGTGATTCCAAAGCTTCAACAG GAGTGGTTCTCGTCTGTCCTTGCAAATTGGCAACTCTGGATACCTTTTCAATTTATCAACTTCCGGTTTGTACCTCAGCAATTTCAG GTCCTTGCTGCTAACTTCATTGCGTTAGTGTGGAATGTCATCCTATCATATAAAGCCCACAAAGAAGTTATTGTAAAATAG
- the LOC132041487 gene encoding heavy metal-associated isoprenylated plant protein 19-like produces the protein MGEKKKKKTDAVVEAEFKISMYCEGCEKQIAKTISKIKGVEEFMTDMNKHRVVVKGRINPDKVLKKLKKKTGKKVEMLTKKEDAKKKSEEKEGDIQLKPSPKEIADALMLEFCGDSVLYTMFSDENANACSIM, from the exons AtgggagagaaaaagaaaaagaaaacagacGCG GTTGTCGAAGcagaatttaaaatttcaatgtATTGCGAAGGATGCGAAAAACAAATTGCCAAGACCATATCCAAAATCAAAG GGGTTGAAGAATTTATGACGGATATGAATAAACACAGAGTGGTAGTAAAGGGTCGAATCAATCCAGATAAAGTGTTGAAGAAACTTAAGAAGAAGACCGGAAAGAAAGTAGAAATGTTGACTAAAAAAGAAGATGCTAAGAAGAAAtctgaagaaaaagaaggggatATACAATTGAAACCGAGTCCAAAGGAAATTGCAGATGCTTTGATGCTTGAATTTTGTGGAGATAGTGTGTTGTATACCATGTTTAGCGATGAGAATGCAAATGCATGTTCAATTATGTAA
- the LOC132041488 gene encoding uncharacterized protein LOC132041488 translates to MFLSSCVLLECLSIRESTQLQHLDVIGPSLKLKHLEIHSCDILSSLKINQCINLVSFSYEGSETNFDLEIVTSVLDVHIDAYFFPSLSRLATTLATKFTQLVMLSLEVNFGQLMGMDSYSLPKFNNLKQVMLSVSNVTDCSHIGIPPLLDTSPNLQKFEIEFIWCYMMIVIGQMLFQKAECPYQHLKVIRYNGYLRGSSDAELMTYLLENCLALEKLIVSPCNFSPHSRKCSKVERRSRSRAWRQLEGKVSERVELIIL, encoded by the exons ATGTTCCTCTCAAGCTGTGTCCTTCTCGAATGCTTATCAATCCGAGAGTCTACCCAATTGCAACATCTAGATGTAATTGGTCCTTCTCTCAAGTTGAAGCATTTGGAGATACATTCTTGCGATATACTATCTTCCCTGAAGATTAATCAATGTATCAATCTTGTCTCTTTTAGTTACGAGGGATCGGAAACGAATTTCGATCTCGAGATTGTTACTTCAGTTCTTGATGTTCACATCGATGCATATTTCTTTCCATCTTTGTCTAGACTTGCTACCACCCTTGCAACGAAATTCACTCAACTTGTCATGCTTTCACTTGAAGTAAATTTTGGTCAACTGATG GGCATGGACAGCTATTCTCTTCCAAAATTCAACAATCTCAAGCAGGTCATGTTGAGTGTTTCAAACGTTACCGATTGTAGTCACATTGGAATACCTCCTCTTCTTGATACATCTCCAAACCTGCAAAAATTCGAGATTGAG TTTATTTGGTGTTATATGATGATCGTTATAGGTCAAATGCTTTTTCAAAAGGCAGAATGTCCCTATCAACATCTCAAAGTGATCAGATACAACGGTTATCTTAGGGGCTCAAGTGATGCCGAACTTATGACTTACCTTCTTGAAAATTGTTTAGCGCTTGAGAAATTAATTGTGAGTCCTTGCAATTTCTCACCACATTCAAGGAAGTGTTCCAAAGTAGAGAGAAGATCAAGAAGTCGGGCTTGGCGCCAACTAGAAGGAAAAGTTTCTGAAAGAGTCGAGCTGATCATCCTTTAA